TTTCTCAGGCCATAACCCTGCAAGGTTGGGATAATTGGCCCCATCCTGGTCCTCAGGACCCACTGTCCTGCAAGTTTTCGATATGTCCCACCACATTTAAATGGTCCCTGTTTGCTGCTCTTTGAATTAGCATCCAGGAGGGGAGGAGGTTTTGCTGGAGCAGGGGGGATCAGATGCCACAGAGAGCTTTGAAGATGTCGGCCATTCTACAGATGCCAGGGAGATGCTCCAGCAGTACTACATTGGAGAGCTTCACATGGTAAGAAGACAGGTGGTTTCTTACCTTCTTTTTAGCTATGCTTTGGTTATACTATGAGTACTATAGTCATAAAAAGGGTGGAATTTCATTTGCAATGGATTCAGATTAAATGCCAAACAAagcatttaaattatatttggggaaataatttttcattacTGATCACACTGTGAGATAAGATCTGAATTTAATCCAGGATATTTACAGTGCATAATATTGTAGTAACTATAGATTTGCAGTGATCAAAGTTTGTCCAGATGCCACAAAATCAGCACTATGTTGTTTCATGATTGCATTCATGTCCATATTATCATAAGAAGCTCccagaaaaatgtaaagaatcGAGTCAGGAAAATGAGGgaatattaaaatgcaaatttcaCACAAAACGAGTCTTTTCCATTAGATTATTTTCACAGTATCAAACTACCAgtcaataaaagcaaacaattGGTGTTTGCATCTCCTTCTTAATAAAATGGTAACAGTTTGTCATGCATATAGATTGTGTCATGCCTGATTTCAAGTTTTATAAGCTTTTTAAGTGTTGATTTGTCACACTCCCTCACAAGCTTATCATGTGAGCAGCAGTTTTTGATCCTGTGAGGGACAGCGagttcttttgtgtgtttttgattttcatcTAAGTAAAATGctgataaaaatttaaaaagacttttcttttttacatgtaATTCCATAATTTTGCTTTTAAGGCACCACATTAAATTTCTGAATCTCTTGAACAAAAAcgttcatttaattaaaaagaaaacttagcTGGACATTTAGAGTGGTGTGCAGCTTGCTACTGACGTTTAATGAAAGGCTAAAATTGAGTCATCATTGACGAAAGGTATGATTTCACACACACTGCTCTACCTTAGCTCCAGTTCATTTGGTGACGATTAACAGCAAATTTATACTCAAGGCACTttgcaagaaaaacatgttttatactAATCAGATCAAACCACCACAATCTAAACATATagaataattcaaattcaatgacttgtatgcaataaaaatgtagttttaaatgCAAACGATGTCAAATGAAGCCCAGCTGATTGGAGTCATCCATCCCTTCTCTTGAGCAAGTATGTGGCGACAATAGACAGTTGATTGCATTACACAACTTCTCATCCTTAGTAAGGATGTAGTTTGAGTTTAAACCTGCAGAACCCAGATTAGTGTAAATGTCTGTGTGATGTGATTGGCTGGGGGTTGGGAGCACATTCGTATGAAAAACTGATTGAGTTTAATAAATGCTTACTTGCTCCagctacatttacatttatgttataaaaatattttttgtaaatactgTAGTTTTATAAAACCTGCATGATCCTATAAGATAAGACAAAATTTGACATTGTAAATTTAATGCATCACATATCAGTTTGTAGGTGATGCTTTCTGAAACTTCAACTTTCTGTACACTATTCTTAAACTATAAATATTTCTGCGTCATGTAGTAAGAATTTATGTGTATATTGAATTATTATACAAATTATCTCAACTACACTTTCTTATGTTGACATTATGCTTGTGTGttgcaacattaaaaacagtaatagtGAATTTATGTGTTTGTAGGAGGACAGGAAGAAGGAGAACACAAAGGTAGGCACCAGTCCACTCTGATCCTCCaacttttacataatttaaattttcgttttcaaaacttttgtttgaattcaaatcatttcttttgctttaggTAGCAGACGCCAAAGATTCTGGAGAATCCAGGTGAGACTGTGTGTTTTATCAGACGTTTCACAAGTTTTATTCTGAGAAGTAATAAATACTATGTTTAGAAATCTTTGTAAATATACGACAGATTGTAATACTAACATGTAATTGCTATGCCTTCTTTTCAGCATCTCCTGGGCCATGTGGTTGATACCCACCGTAGCTGCAGCTGTTGTTGGTGTCCTGTATCGTTTCTTCATGTTTGAACACAAGTCTTCTTGAGAGCTTTATTTCAATCTTCTTATCTGGAGGccttgcttttt
This genomic stretch from Xiphophorus hellerii strain 12219 chromosome 4, Xiphophorus_hellerii-4.1, whole genome shotgun sequence harbors:
- the cyb5b gene encoding cytochrome b5 type B isoform X1; translation: MGEGINEHTGSGSVNTNSNENNGETADGGAKYYTLEEVRMHNMSNDTWLIIHNKIYDITSFLEEHPGGEEVLLEQGGSDATESFEDVGHSTDAREMLQQYYIGELHMEDRKKENTKVADAKDSGESSISWAMWLIPTVAAAVVGVLYRFFMFEHKSS
- the cyb5b gene encoding cytochrome b5 type B isoform X2; amino-acid sequence: MGEGINEHTGSGSVNTNSNENNGETADGGAKYYTLEEVRMHNMSNDTWLIIHNKIYDITSFLEEHPGGEEVLLEQGGSDATESFEDVGHSTDAREMLQQYYIGELHMEDRKKENTKVADAKDSGESSSWAMWLIPTVAAAVVGVLYRFFMFEHKSS